A stretch of the Medicago truncatula cultivar Jemalong A17 chromosome 5, MtrunA17r5.0-ANR, whole genome shotgun sequence genome encodes the following:
- the LOC11433018 gene encoding probable glycerol-3-phosphate acyltransferase 2 — MKNLSLANKTSKLSNKTLVFDFEGTLLRSTSLFPYFMLVSFEAGGILRSIILFLSYPLVWLVGEYQLGLKIMVFLTFFGIRKDKLRVGMAVLPKFYLEDVGWEGFEAVMCCERKVASSKLPRIMVEGFLKDYLGVEAIVARDIKSYNGYFLGLFEKHKTTTSYDVKATSKENSIGIIGSHIEYIDQKLFPHYKKVCFMLSSDERRNWRALPKKLFPKPLIFHDGRLAFMPTITSSLVMFMWLPLGLFLSIFRMTFGVSLPFNASSPILAFTGATSTISRPKTSTENEKNQKNMLYVCNHRTLLDPLYISHTINKPLSAVTYSMSIVNEIISPIKTTRLTRDRVRDRDSMEKMLCEGNLVVCPEGTTCREPYLLRFSPLFAELTDDIVPVAVDVKVSMFYGTTASGYKCLDPVFHYMNPNPVYFVKILERIPTSQTCQKGGKSAVEVANFVQNEIGKSLGFGCTNLTRKDKYMILAGNEGVSSNNKQSLS; from the exons ATGAAAAACCTTTCACTTGCCAACAAAACTTCTAAACTTTCAAATAAAACActagtttttgattttgaagGCACTCTTCTAAGATCCACTTCACTCTTCCCTTACTTCATGCTAGTATCCTTTGAAGCTGGTGGAATACTAAGATCTatcattttgtttctttcataCCCTTTGGTATGGTTAGTTGGTGAGTATCAACTAGGTTTGAAGATTATGGTTTTCTTAACCTTTTTTGGCATAAGAAAAGACAAGTTAAGGGTAGGAATGGCTGTTCTTCCAAAGTTCTACTTAGAAGATGTTGGTTGGGAAGGATTTGAAGCTGTGATGTGTTGTGAGAGAAAAGTTGCATCTAGTAAGTTACCAAGAATCATGGTTGAAGGTTTCTTGAAAGACTATTTAGGTGTTGAAGCTATTGTAGCAAGAGACATAAAGTCATACAATGGTTACTTTTTGGGTTTGTTTGAGAAACATAAAACAACTACTTCCTATGATGTTAAAGCAACAAGTAAAGAGAATAGTATTGGTATTATTGGTAGCCATATTGAGTATATTGACCAGAAACTTTTCCCTCATTACAAG AAAGTTTGCTTTATGTTAAGTTCTGATGAAAGGAGAAATTGGCGTGCATTACCAAAAAAGTTGTTTCCTAAGCCATTGATCTTCCATGATGGAAGATTGGCTTTCATGCCAACTATAACATCTTCACTAGTCATGTTCATGTGGTTACCACTTGGactatttctttcaattttcagAATGACATTTGGAGTTTCATTACCTTTTAATGCATCATCTCCAATATTAGCATTTACAGGGGCAACAAGCACAATTTCAAGACCTAAAACCTCGACCGAAaacgaaaaaaatcaaaagaatatGCTTTATGTGTGTAACCATAGAACTTTGCTTGATCCACTTTATATATCACACACTATAAACAAACCACTCTCAGCAGTCACATATAGCATGAGCATAGTCAATGAGATTATTTCCCCCATTAAAACAACGCGATTAACACGCGACCGAGTAAGAGACAGGGATTCGATGGAGAAAATGCTTTGTGAAGGAAACCTTGTGGTATGTCCAGAAGGAACAACTTGTAGAGAACCTTACTTGCTAAGGTTTAGTCCTTTGTTTGCTGAGCTAACTGATGATATTGTTCCTGTTGCTGTTGATGTTAAGGTTAGTATGTTTTATGGAACAACAGCTAGTGGGTATAAATGTTTGGATCCTGTTTTTCATTACATGAATCCAAATCCTGTTTACTTTGTTAAAATACTTGAGAGGATACCAACATCACAAACATGTCAAAAAGGTGGAAAATCTGCTGTTGAAGTTGCCAATTTTGTGCAAAATGAAATTGGAAAGAGTTTGGGATTTGGTTGCACCAATTTGACAAGGAAAGACAAATATATGATCTTGGCAGGTAATGAAGGTGTGAGTAGCAATAACAAACAATCCTTGTCATAA
- the LOC11427330 gene encoding LOW QUALITY PROTEIN: leucine-rich repeat receptor-like serine/threonine-protein kinase BAM3 (The sequence of the model RefSeq protein was modified relative to this genomic sequence to represent the inferred CDS: inserted 3 bases in 2 codons): protein MNTPSFTFVLYTLFLTLSVFVSSSSSSLPMSLKTQASILVSLKQDFESKTSLKSWNISNYMSLCTTWYDIQCDTNNSSVLSLDISNLNVSGTFSSSITKLSNLRFLNISNNMFNGNLSWKFSHLKELEVLDAYNNEFNCSLPLGVTELPKLKYLNFGGNFFYGEIPSKYGNMLQLNYLSLAGNDLRGFIPFELGNLTNLTHLLLGYYNEFDGEIPPHFGNLVNLLHLDLANCGLKGSIPHELRKLYKLDTLFLQTNQLNGSIPPQLGNLSSLKSLDMSNNELNGNIPNEFSNLRELTLLNLFINKLXGEIPSFFSELPNLEVLKLWHNNFTGSIXSKLGQNGKLSELDLSTNKLTGLVPKSLCLGKRLKILILLNNFLFGSLPNEFGQCYTLQRVRLGQNYLTGSIPKGYVIMSC, encoded by the exons ATGAATACTCCTAGTTTCACCTTTGTACTCTATACCCTCTTTCTTActctttctgtttttgtttcttcttcatcatcatcacttcCTATGTCTTTGAAAACACAAGCTTCTATCTTAGTTTCTCTCAAACAGGATTTTGAATCCAAAACTTCtttaaagagttggaatatcTCCAACTACATGTCCCTTTGTACTACTTGGTATGATATTCAATGTGACACAAACAATAGTTCTGTTTTGTCACTAGATATATCAAACTTGAATGTTTCTGGAACTTTTTCATCTTCCATCACAAAACTATCAAACTTGAGATTCCTCAACAtatccaacaacatgttcaatGGAAATCTAAGTTGGAAATTCTCTCATTTGAAAGAGCTTGAAGTTCTTGATGCTTACAACAATGAGTTCAATTGTTCACTACCTCTTGGTGTCACTGAGTTACCTAAACTCAAGTACTTGAATTTTGGAGGAAATTTTTTCTATGGAGAAATTCCTTCAAAATATGGTAACATGTTGCAGCTTAACTATTTGTCTCTTGCAGGTAATGATTTGAGAGGTTTCATACCTTTTGAGCTTGGAAATCTTACTAATCTTACACACCTTTTGTTAGGTTATTACAATGAGTTTGATGGTGAAATTCCACCTCATTTTGGTAACCTTGTTAATTTACTTCATCTTGATCTTGCAAACTGTGGTTTGAAAGGTTCAATTCCACATGAGCTACGAAAACTTTACAAACTAGACACACTTTTCTTGCAAACCAATCAACTTAATGGTTCAATTCCACCTCAATTAGGGAATCTTAGTAGTTTGAAATCTCTTGATATGTCAAACAATGAGTTAAATGGAAACATACCTAATGAGTTTTCAAATCTTCGCGAACTCACACTCTTGAACTTGTTCATCAACAAACT TGGTGAAattccatcttttttttctGAGTTACCAAATTTGGAAGTGTTAAAGCTTTGGCATAACAACTTCACAGGTTCTA CTTCTAAGCTTGGACAGAATGGTAAATTGAGTGAACTTGATTTATCAACAAATAAACTCACTGGATTAGTACCTAAATCTTTATGTCTTGGAAAAAGGTTAAAGATTCTAATCTtgcttaacaattttttgtttggttctTTGCCCAATGAGTTTGGTCAATGTTACACACTTCAAAGAGTTCGTTTAGGACAAAACTATTTAACAGGTTCAATACCAAAGGGTTATGTTATCATGAGTTGCTAA